One part of the uncultured Bacteroides sp. genome encodes these proteins:
- a CDS encoding LacI family DNA-binding transcriptional regulator: protein MDELPERIRIKDIARLADVSVGTVDRVIHGRSGVSEKSKKRVEEILDQLNYQPNMYASALASNKKYLFVSLLPQHVEGEYWTAVEKGITDAVYAFSDFNISIKMCYYDAYDYTSFTSAGNAILAEHPDGVIVSPTIPQITRNFTDYLNEFSIPYIFIDSNIPDLHPLAFYGQNSERSGNFAAKMLMLMSDKADEIVIFRQIKEGIIGSNQQENRDKGFRIYMKEHFPSCRITELNLHPKYPIEDEQLLDAYFAEHPNVTCGITFNSKVHIIGEYIEKRGIKNFNLVGYDLLTRNVTCLKNGSVSMLIAQQPEIQGYNSVKALCDQLILKKEINGINYMPIDLLTVETVDFYLNFQK, encoded by the coding sequence ATGGATGAACTGCCGGAAAGAATACGAATAAAAGACATAGCACGCTTAGCCGATGTGTCAGTTGGAACTGTTGATCGAGTAATTCATGGGAGAAGCGGTGTATCCGAAAAAAGCAAAAAGCGGGTTGAAGAGATTTTAGATCAATTAAACTATCAGCCTAACATGTACGCTAGTGCTCTGGCCTCAAATAAAAAATACCTGTTTGTTAGTTTGCTCCCTCAGCATGTAGAAGGGGAATACTGGACAGCAGTAGAAAAAGGTATAACAGATGCAGTATATGCTTTTTCGGATTTTAATATTTCTATAAAGATGTGCTATTATGATGCGTATGACTATACATCATTCACATCTGCAGGAAATGCTATATTGGCTGAGCATCCTGACGGCGTAATAGTCTCTCCTACTATACCTCAGATTACTCGTAATTTTACAGATTATCTAAATGAGTTTTCTATACCTTATATATTTATAGACTCAAATATTCCTGACCTGCATCCATTGGCTTTTTATGGACAAAACTCAGAAAGAAGTGGAAATTTCGCAGCAAAGATGTTAATGCTAATGTCTGATAAAGCTGATGAAATAGTTATTTTCCGTCAGATTAAAGAAGGTATTATAGGATCAAATCAACAGGAAAACAGAGATAAAGGCTTTAGAATTTATATGAAAGAGCATTTTCCTTCCTGTCGTATTACTGAGCTTAACCTTCATCCAAAGTATCCTATTGAAGATGAACAATTACTAGATGCTTATTTTGCTGAACATCCAAATGTTACATGTGGAATAACATTCAATTCAAAAGTTCACATTATAGGCGAATATATTGAGAAAAGAGGAATCAAGAATTTTAATTTGGTTGGTTATGACTTACTGACGAGAAACGTAACTTGTCTTAAAAATGGCTCGGTTTCTATGTTAATTGCTCAGCAACCTGAAATTCAGGGATATAATAGTGTGAAAGCTTTATGTGATCAATTAATATTAAAAAAAGAGATTAATGGTATAAACTATATGCCGATAGATTTATTAACTGTAGAAACTGTGGACTTTTATCTTAATTTTCAAAAATAA